The following is a genomic window from Vitis vinifera cultivar Pinot Noir 40024 chromosome 6, ASM3070453v1.
CTCGCTAACTGCTCTAACAACCTTCCCCTCACTGTCCTCTAATATTTTCACAAGCTTACCTTCGGGGCTGTACTTGACAACCACCGCATGAAGCCGGCCCCCAATGTGAAGCAGGTACTGGTACCTTGTTGGAATCGGGAGCTTCAACAAGAACATCCTAAGTTTAGGGTATAGCCCACATAGATAACTGTACATGGTCCGGCGGCAGTGGATTGCCACCCAAAATTCACCCTTTTCATTGGTTCTCACATTATCAGGATATCCAGGTAGGATGGCAAAAACTTCTGAGGTTCCAGCTTTGTCACCCTTCAACCAATACTTTACCAGTCTGCAGCATAAAAAAGAACAGAGAAATCCTTCAAATTAATGGTCATTAGGATTATTTTCTAAGCTCCTTCAGGGAAGATATCCATAAAACTTTTCTATACTTGTTGCATATATGAATCACATGCGGCACACCATGGTTCTTTGGActcagtttttttttatgatataaagAAGTAATTTTGCTCAATCTACTGCATTTAATCTGGAATTGCAAATATTGTGACAAAAGCAAAAAACTAGCTGCATGGTATAAAACCTTATTTCCAGTGATCATTTTGGGAAGATAAGTTGAGATGAATTATCTTAGCCTTTCCAAAGAAGGCAAACCCAGATTCGATTTCTCCCCATCTTTTTCTCAAGCAATTACTTCAACAATGATCCCAAACTTGGCTATTTTTTGCCATGATTAAGCAACCTGTGTCTCGAATTATGGATATCTACAGAAGCAGCTCCACAGGTTTAATTTAAATGCAACCTAATACCATTTCACATGGACTGGTAAGTAGACTCACCTGCCAGGAGACCCTTCACATAAGACCAAGAAAGAACCATCCTTGCTCAGAGATACACCATTAGGGAACTGGAGTCCCCGCAAGAGGACAGTGGTTTCCTTCGTAAGAGGATCATATTTCAGGAGTCTCCCACTATCCTCTGAAGAGAAAACCAACTGCATGAAGTTTCTGAAAGCAAAAATGCACCAAAATCAAGGTGCAAAATAAGAAGGTAACAGCAAAACATCTTAGCAAAGCAACATAAAACACTAAAGATACtgatataaaataagaaaacagGGTTAAAAACTTGAACCTAGCAGTCATCACCCAGAGCTTGGATGGTCTAAACCAATAACTAACGTGATGAATTTCTGAAAGCTTTGGTCTAAGAGTTTGCAGGGCACATAAAGTTTTTTCAGTTCATCAACAAAAGGTGAGGTGATGTGAAAAACTCAGATTTAAAAAGTCCTTACATGCTGAAAATGATTCTAAATCAGAATAATTGGGAAAATTTTGTGGAGTCATGATGCTAGtttcaagaacaaaattttgGGAAAACAATTTTGCGCAAAGGAAAAGTAGCGCATCCCAAATAACAAGCATCTCAAATTTCCTAATATTGTCAACATGTGTGTCCAGTCCCTTTCGAATGACACTGGAAATGCAACTTTTAAAGAACTTGACttttactcatttaataaataaccCTATACTCAAAAGGACAAATGTCACTTCCAcaattatttttggattccaAAATGATACAGTAAAGTTGGCTTGATTGTAACTACTTGAGAAAAGTTTGGGTTAATTCAGATAAGAATTTATAACAGGCTATCTAGACAAATCAAATCATGAGAGTAATTGAAAATTCAGCAGTATATCACTCATCACCACTTTAATGGTATAAGAGTATGATCAGTGAGATTGTAAAGATTAGTCAATCAAGTTATTCTAAATATTTCatgggagaaaaagaaaagtctcATTGGTCACAGAAAAAGGTTCAACTGTCACAACTCGGAATCACATTCATGATGAGCTCCTCTCCTAGGCTCCTGATTTCATCATTTTTCCTTCACTGACCTAATAACTTTTATCTGATCTGAATAAATGtaataaagaaaaaggagactgaaataataaacttaaattGCTACATATTCTGGATGTGTTGTACTCATGAAGGTGCAAATTGTGTTTATTAATACCTCCTAAATAATTAGAGCCATTTAATAATGCAACAACTTCAAGAATGTCAATGTCAGCTTCTAAAATAGGAAAAGTATTGAAAGACTACCTCCTTTGGTATTTGCTACTGCTATCTGTAAAATAAATATTCCCAGCATCATCAATATCCAGATCATTTGTGAATCTCAATGGCACCCCATCTGCCTCAGTCACTAGTGATGTTGCCAATCCACCTTCTGGCCCCACCTTCATTAATCCAAGATATGAATCTGCGATATATAAATCACCAGTTCTCTTATTAAATCGGAGTCCCAAAGGCCTGCCGCAAATGTGCTCATTCTTCAGGTAACTCAGAGGCGAGGGCTTTGGATCACATAGTTCTGACCTGAATAATCATAGATgagccaaaaaataaaaaaataaaaacgtttagaaagaaaaaaaaaaaaaaaaacatattccaAACACAAGTTCACCCAGTACACCTGGGGGAAGCCTTCTTTTAACAGAAaagcaaaagagaaaatgaCCCACAATTAGTTTTAGATGAAATTTCATTATCAAATAATAGGTTGCATATTGTTTGAAAGATGCATTCTCAAAATGGCACttcagaaaatgaaaatagcAAAATCTGTGAGAATATGTAATGCTCTAttgctctattttctttttcagctCTCTGAGAAAATTTCTAACAGAAACGTGGAAAACAACTTATCAGATATTTAGAACAAAATAAGCTTCGATAACTTTTTGCTGTGAAATATGTCTTCTGCCtcacaattgttttttttttcttggaagcaGAAAAATTCCATATCCGAAATCAAGTACAACCTCATATCCACTTCCAAGGTGTCTCAGAAACAACACAAGATAACAGATCTATCTAACTAATAATATACTCCAAGGGATTCTTGAAGCATAtttataattagaaaattcatCTGATGGTTCAGTGAAGATCTCTTTTACTGATAACCTCacatgagattttttaaagaacccATGTAGCCAATAACCAAATATCCTTTAGCATTTTTGACTGCAGCACATGGGTGTGCCTAAGATTCTGTGACCAATATCCAATGTGAACTATCAACATTATACAAGAGCATCATTAAATGTTACATATTGCAATACCAGCATATAAGGGATCTTGGCATCCAGGTCCCTTTCTATTAAATTACAACTATAAAATTTATCATGACATGGTGATTTCAGTGATTCAATTTCAAACTAATTCACAGGATGATGTAAGAGTTTGAGAATGATTCATACAAAAGTAGggatatatatattctaaacaatccaataaaaaaaatatatattctaaacAAGACTCATGGGTGGGTGCCTATCATTTT
Proteins encoded in this region:
- the LOC100251360 gene encoding protein STRICTOSIDINE SYNTHASE-LIKE 3 translates to MTPGGLLAALFLLLALYCGIDPLKHSSIANFPEFEAHLVEMPPWSEVPAAKDDRNLLQKAEIKFLNQVQGPESVAFDPLGRGPYTGVADGRILFWNGEAWSDFAYTSPNRSELCDPKPSPLSYLKNEHICGRPLGLRFNKRTGDLYIADSYLGLMKVGPEGGLATSLVTEADGVPLRFTNDLDIDDAGNIYFTDSSSKYQRRNFMQLVFSSEDSGRLLKYDPLTKETTVLLRGLQFPNGVSLSKDGSFLVLCEGSPGRLVKYWLKGDKAGTSEVFAILPGYPDNVRTNEKGEFWVAIHCRRTMYSYLCGLYPKLRMFLLKLPIPTRYQYLLHIGGRLHAVVVKYSPEGKLVKILEDSEGKVVRAVSEVEEREGKLWMGSVLMPFVAVYQLE